Proteins encoded by one window of Microcebus murinus isolate Inina chromosome 2, M.murinus_Inina_mat1.0, whole genome shotgun sequence:
- the LOC105865490 gene encoding histone H3, translating to MARTKQTARKSTGGKAPRKQLATKAARKSAPATGGVKKPHRYRPGTVALREIRRYQKSTELLIRKLPFQRLVREIAQDFKTDLRFQSSAVMALQEASEAYLVGLFEDTNLCAIHAKRVTIMPKDIQLARRIRGERA from the coding sequence ATGGCCCGCACAAAGCAGACCGCCCGTAAGTCGACCGGTGGCAAGGCCCCGAGGAAGCAGCTGGCCACCAAGGCGGCCCGCAAGAGCGCGCCGGCCACGGGCGGCGTGAAGAAGCCGCACCGCTACCGGCCGGGCACCGTGGCCCTGCGGGAGATCCGGCGCTACCAGAAGTCCACCGAGCTGCTGATCCGCAAGCTGCCCTTCCAGCGGCTGGTGCGCGAGATCGCGCAGGACTTCAAGACGGACCTGCGCTTCCAGAGCTCGGCCGTGATGGCGCTGCAGGAGGCGAGCGAGGCCTACCTGGTGGGGTTGTTCGAAGACACGAACCTGTGTGCCATCCACGCCAAGCGAGTGACCATCATGCCCAAGGACATCCAGCTGGCCCGCCGCATCCGCGGGGAGCGGGCTTAA
- the LOC105865501 gene encoding histone H2A type 2-A, producing MSGRGKQGGKARAKAKSRSSRAGLQFPVGRVHRLLRKGNYAERVGAGAPVYMAAVLEYLTAEILELAGNAARDNKKTRIIPRHLQLAIRNDEELNKLLGKVTIAQGGVLPNIQAVLLPKKTESHHKAKGK from the coding sequence ATGTCTGGTCGTGGCAAACAAGGAGGCAAAGCCCGCGCTAAGGCCAAGTCGCGCTCGTCCCGCGCCGGCCTTCAGTTCCCGGTGGGGCGAGTGCACCGCTTGCTGCGCAAGGGCAACTACGCCGAGCGGGTGGGGGCCGGCGCGCCCGTCTACATGGCGGCGGTCCTCGAGTACTTGACCGCGGAAATCCTGGAGCTGGCGGGCAACGCGGCCCGAGACAACAAGAAGACGCGCATCATCCCCCGTCACCTCCAGCTGGCCATCCGCAACGACGAGGAGCTGAACAAGCTGCTGGGCAAGGTCACCATCGCCCAGGGCGGCGTCTTGCCTAACATCCAGGCCGTGTTGCTCCCTAAGAAGACTGAGAGCCACCACAAGGCAAAGGGCAAGTGA
- the LOC105865499 gene encoding histone H4: MSGRGKGGKGLGKGGAKRHRKVLRDNIQGITKPAIRRLARRGGVKRISGLIYEETRGVLKVFLENVIRDAVTYTEHAKRKTVTAMDVVYALKRQGRTLYGFGG, translated from the coding sequence ATGTCTGGCAGGGGAAAAGGCGGAAAAGGTCTCGGCAAAGGCGGCGCTAAGCGCCATCGCAAGGTCTTGAGAGACAACATCCAGGGCATTACGAAGCCCGCCATTCGGCGTCTTGCTCGCCGCGGAGGCGTCAAGCGGATCTCTGGCCTCATTTATGAAGAGACTCGGGGTGTGCTGAAGGTGTTCCTGGAGAACGTCATCCGGGACGCGGTCACCTACACGGAGCACGCCAAGCGCAAGACTGTCACTGCCATGGACGTGGTGTACGCCCTTAAACGCCAGGGGCGCACCCTGTATGGTTTCGGAGGCTAA
- the LOC105865504 gene encoding histone H2B type 2-E, giving the protein MPEPAKSAPAPKKGSKKAVTKAQKKDGKKRKRSRKESYSIYVYKVLKQVHPDTGISSKAMGIMNSFVNDIFERIAGEASRLAHYNKRSTITSREIQTAVRLLLPGELAKHAVSEGTKAVTKYTSSK; this is encoded by the coding sequence ATGCCTGAGCCAGCAAAGTCCGCTCCGGCTCCCAAGAAGGGCTCCAAGAAAGCCGTCACGAAAGCCCAGAAGAAGGATGGCAAGAAGCGCAAGCGCAGCCGCAAGGAGAGCTACTCCATCTACGTGTACAAGGTGCTGAAGCAGGTCCACCCCGACACCGGCATCTCGTCCAAGGCCATGGGCATCATGAACTCGTTCGTCAACGACATCTTCGAGCGCATCGCCGGCGAGGCGTCCCGCCTGGCGCATTACAACAAGCGCTCCACCATCACGTCCCGCGAGATCCAGACGGCCGTGCGCCTGCTGCTGCCCGGCGAGCTGGCCAAGCACGCCGTGTCCGAGGGCACCAAGGCGGTCACCAAGTACACCAGCTCCAAGTGA